The Streptomyces cynarae genome contains a region encoding:
- a CDS encoding glycoside hydrolase family 31 protein, whose amino-acid sequence MNQPAENQPQVSLAQSSPTVGTFRERDGALEWSGRQETVRIEPWGPDAVRVRARLGGPVLDGLPGALLDQPPAAGSTVKIEEGRGRLTVGALTVDVDAEGLIRFLRTEDGGELLAEERAHFWWPGSRLYTAVGNGHHRLEQRFAAYDDERLYGLGQHQHGRLDQKGLVVDLVQRNAEVSIPVLTSSRGYTLLWNNPAIGRVELAGNGTRWVADSARQIDYWITAGAPAEAQRAYSAVTGRTPMLPEWAAGFWQCKLRYRTQDELLAVAREYKRRGLPIDAIVCDFFHWTHLGEWKFDPKEWPDPAAMVRELEELGIKLVVSVWPSVSPLSENHPVMEQRGYFIGTQYGPLAHADWPDKEVASTVQVAFYDATNPDAREFVWSRVKENYLDPYGIKAFWLDACEPELKPGFQENLRYWAGPGLEVGNIYPADNARTFYEGMLAAGERDVVTLNRSAWAGSQRYGAALWSGDIGTDFATLRRQIAAGLNTALSGIPWWNTDIGGFHGGDPDDEAYREVMVRWFQFGALSPLMRLHGFRDPGMPLGPEMTGGSNEVWSYGEEAGAILERYLRLRERLKPYVLKVMRQAHEEGLPVMRPLFLEFPGDERAWQVADAYLFGPDLLVAPVLEPGATTWTTYLPAGARWKDAWTGDTYEGGASVTVDAPLDRIPLFLRDGAELPIAE is encoded by the coding sequence GTGAATCAGCCTGCCGAAAACCAGCCCCAGGTCAGCCTCGCCCAGTCCTCCCCCACTGTGGGCACCTTCCGTGAGCGGGACGGTGCGCTTGAGTGGAGCGGACGTCAGGAGACCGTACGCATCGAGCCGTGGGGGCCGGACGCCGTGCGCGTGCGGGCCCGGCTCGGCGGTCCGGTCCTCGACGGGCTGCCGGGCGCCCTGCTCGACCAGCCGCCGGCCGCCGGGAGCACCGTCAAGATCGAGGAGGGGCGGGGGCGGCTCACGGTCGGCGCGCTCACGGTGGACGTGGACGCCGAGGGCCTGATCCGCTTCCTGCGCACGGAGGACGGCGGCGAGCTGCTGGCCGAGGAGCGCGCCCACTTCTGGTGGCCGGGCTCGCGCCTTTACACGGCCGTCGGCAACGGCCACCACCGTCTGGAGCAGCGTTTCGCCGCGTACGACGACGAGAGGCTGTACGGCCTGGGCCAGCACCAGCACGGGCGGCTGGACCAGAAGGGGCTGGTCGTCGATCTGGTCCAGCGCAACGCCGAGGTCTCCATCCCGGTGCTGACCTCCAGCCGCGGCTACACCCTGCTGTGGAACAACCCGGCGATCGGCCGAGTGGAACTGGCGGGCAACGGCACCCGCTGGGTGGCCGACTCCGCCCGCCAGATCGACTACTGGATCACCGCGGGTGCCCCGGCCGAGGCGCAGCGCGCGTACAGCGCGGTCACCGGCCGCACCCCGATGCTCCCGGAGTGGGCGGCGGGCTTCTGGCAGTGCAAGCTGCGCTACCGCACCCAGGACGAACTCCTCGCTGTGGCCCGGGAGTACAAGCGGCGGGGCCTGCCGATCGACGCGATCGTGTGCGACTTCTTCCACTGGACGCACCTGGGCGAGTGGAAGTTCGACCCGAAGGAGTGGCCGGACCCGGCGGCGATGGTGCGGGAGCTTGAGGAGCTCGGCATCAAGCTGGTCGTGAGCGTCTGGCCGTCCGTGTCGCCGCTGAGCGAGAACCACCCGGTGATGGAGCAGCGCGGCTACTTCATCGGCACCCAGTACGGCCCCCTGGCGCACGCCGACTGGCCCGACAAGGAGGTCGCCTCCACCGTCCAGGTCGCCTTCTACGACGCCACGAATCCGGATGCCCGGGAGTTCGTGTGGTCACGGGTGAAGGAGAACTACCTCGACCCGTACGGCATCAAGGCGTTCTGGCTGGACGCCTGCGAGCCGGAGCTGAAGCCCGGCTTCCAGGAGAACCTGCGCTACTGGGCGGGCCCGGGCCTGGAGGTCGGCAACATCTACCCGGCCGACAACGCCCGCACCTTCTACGAGGGCATGCTCGCGGCCGGTGAGAGGGACGTCGTCACCCTCAACCGCTCGGCGTGGGCGGGCAGCCAGCGCTACGGCGCCGCCCTGTGGTCCGGCGACATAGGCACCGACTTCGCGACCCTGCGCCGCCAGATCGCGGCCGGCCTCAACACCGCGCTGTCCGGCATCCCGTGGTGGAACACCGACATCGGCGGGTTCCACGGCGGCGACCCGGACGATGAGGCCTACCGCGAGGTGATGGTCCGCTGGTTCCAGTTCGGCGCGCTGTCCCCGCTGATGCGCCTGCACGGCTTCCGCGACCCGGGCATGCCGCTGGGCCCGGAGATGACCGGCGGTTCCAACGAGGTCTGGTCGTACGGGGAGGAGGCCGGCGCGATCCTGGAGAGGTACCTGCGGCTGCGCGAGCGCCTGAAGCCGTACGTCCTGAAGGTCATGCGGCAGGCCCATGAGGAGGGGCTGCCCGTGATGCGTCCGCTGTTCCTGGAGTTCCCCGGGGACGAGCGCGCCTGGCAGGTGGCCGACGCCTACCTGTTCGGGCCGGACCTGCTCGTCGCCCCGGTGCTGGAGCCGGGGGCCACGACGTGGACGACGTACCTGCCGGCGGGTGCCCGCTGGAAGGACGCGTGGACGGGCGACACGTACGAGGGCGGCGCGTCCGTCACGGTCGACGCGCCGCTGGACCGGATCCCGTTGTTCCTGCGGGACGGGGCCG